The following nucleotide sequence is from Flavobacteriales bacterium.
GCCAAAATAGCTCTACGCCCAAAATCGAGAAGTTTTACTTCCTCAATGGCATCTTCTCCTATTTCATAATCTTCTTCAATTTTGCGGGCATCGTTTATGTCGATTTCCTGATTTTCATCTTCCACCTCGTCCATATCCACGATTTTGCGGTTTCGATATATTTCCAAATCACCATGTTCGGTGTTTATGATAATGTCGAAATTAGAGTCATCGCCATATTTTTTTCGAAGCATACTTCGAAAAACATCCTCCATAACACGCATCATGGTTGCTCTGTCGATGCTTTTAAATTCTTTAAATTCCGAGAAAGATTCTACTAATCCTAAACTCATATTCTTTTTATTTAAAAGATAATATTACTGTTGTTTTAATTATATCGTCCAATGGTATTTCTACCGTTTTTTCAATTTTCTTTTTTTTGTCTTCGACCACTAACAGTGACAGTTCATTGTTGCAGATGTCGAGTAATTTTCCTTCAATAGTCTGTTTGGTAGTTTCAATTTGCAGCTTACGGCCAACGTGTTTTTTGTATTGTCTTTCATGTTTTAAAGGTTTGTCTGCTCCTGGGCTCGAAACCTCAAGTATAAAAGGGTCGGCCTCAAAACCTTCATCATCAATAACTTTGGAAATAGATCGGCTTATTTGTGAACACTTATCAATGTTTATTCCTTCATCCCCATCCACCAAAACCTGAATCTTTTTACCGCTTCCTCCGCCAATTATTTCTACCAAAAAATAGGGGCTTCCTTCCAATTCTTCCTCAACCAACGATTTAATCGTATCAACTAATGCCATATCTTTTGTTAAAAAAAAGAGGGAATTCAATTCCCTCTTAGCCTTTTCGGGTGCAAATCTAAGAAAATTAATCGAAAAATTTATTGTTAATAGGACACAAAAATTGAAAAGGGCAAAATGGTAGCCCTCAAAAAGACGTGCATACGCGACATTTTTGAGACAGAAATCTAATTTGGAACAAAAGCAGAGAATTTTTCGAAAGGAAGTTCTTCCCTAAGAATGTGTTTTTGAATACGGAATGCACCTCTTAAACCTTTCCATATCTTTGCAGTCCTCAAAAAATGAATACCCGAGAGATACTTAGCTTTTATTCGCACACCCCAGCTGTAATGCAGTTGTTTGAAATGATTAAGGAGACCAAAAATCATGTTCACATAACGGGCACTGCCGGAAGCTTTAAGTCATTTTTGGCTGCAGCTGCTTTTGCAGAATTAGGCAGATCTGTCATTTTTGTACTACCAGATAGCGAAGAAGCCAGTTATGTTTATCAAGACATTTACAACATTTTGGGTAAATCATCGGTCTATTATCTACCGCCTTCTTTTTCAAGGTTGTTCGACCCAAATTCGCCCAACAATAATACCATACAGGAGCGGGCAGAGGTAATTTTACAGCTTCAAAAATTGGAGAAACCTTTCGTTTTGGTGGCTTCCGCCGAATCTATTTCCGAAAAGGTTATTAGCCCCGAAAATTTAAGCAAAAATCAATTTCAGCTTCAGGTTGGCGAGGTGCTCGATTTTGATTTTATGATTGAGGTGCTAAACACCTATCACTTTAATCGAGAGGATTTTGTGTATGAACCCGGCCAGTATTCCATTCGTGGGGGCATCATTGATATCTTCAGTTATTCGCATGAGTTGCCTATGCGTATTGAGTTAGACGGACGTATGGTGGAGTCTATTCGACAGTTTGACCCCATTACTCAATTATCTACGGCCGAACTTAAATTTTCTTCCATTGTTCCAAACCTTCATGAAGAAGAAATAGCCGGACAACGAATCAGCATTTTCGAATATGTGAACAACGATGCCTTTTTCTTTGCCAATAGTTTGAGTCAGACACTCGACATAATAGCGGAGCAAGCAAATGATGGTGTCATCTATTTATCAAACGATGAGTTGAAAAACGAATTAACGAAAAGAAGTGGAGCCGAATTTGGCCAAATGCCCTTTTTTAGAAATAAGACGACCATTGAGTTCAACCAAGCTCCCCAAAAAACATTTGGTAAAAATTTTAATCTGCTCATCGAGCATCTGCTTGAAAACGCCAAGTTTGGGATTGATCAACACATTTTTTCGGAAACAGGAAAACAAATTGAACGCCTCGAATCAATCTTTACCGATTTGCGAAGCAATGTTCAATTCACCCCTGTTTATCTGGGTTTGTCCGAGGGTTTTATTGACAAATCAAATCATTTGGCCATTTACACAGAGCATCAAATATTTGGAAGACACTATCAATTTAGAAGCAAACATAAATATTCTAAAAATCAAGCTCTTACGCTTCGAGAGTTGAGCAATTTAAAACCCGGAGATTATATTGTGCATATAGATCACGGAGTTGGCATTTTTGAGGGATTACAAAAAATTGAGATGGG
It contains:
- a CDS encoding ribosome maturation factor RimP; this encodes MALVDTIKSLVEEELEGSPYFLVEIIGGGSGKKIQVLVDGDEGINIDKCSQISRSISKVIDDEGFEADPFILEVSSPGADKPLKHERQYKKHVGRKLQIETTKQTIEGKLLDICNNELSLLVVEDKKKKIEKTVEIPLDDIIKTTVILSFK